In a single window of the Acetivibrio clariflavus DSM 19732 genome:
- a CDS encoding YtxH domain-containing protein: MKIRDLLENRKRARRKAARKKAAKNIAVGAGVGAAVGLTAGVLLAPKSGKETREELAENVKDVAEKVADSTKKTARRVSVGTKKAAGLLKEKITELKNRKVNEEVEISQDNKDNDQEEAENEVLEN, encoded by the coding sequence ATGAAGATAAGGGACTTGCTTGAGAACAGGAAACGAGCAAGAAGAAAAGCTGCCAGGAAAAAAGCCGCAAAGAACATTGCAGTGGGCGCAGGCGTTGGAGCAGCAGTAGGGTTAACAGCAGGAGTACTATTAGCACCTAAATCCGGCAAAGAAACTAGAGAAGAACTTGCCGAAAATGTTAAAGATGTAGCTGAAAAGGTGGCCGACAGCACAAAAAAAACAGCCAGGAGAGTATCTGTAGGTACAAAAAAGGCTGCTGGTTTGTTAAAAGAAAAAATAACTGAATTAAAGAACAGGAAAGTTAACGAAGAGGTTGAAATATCACAGGATAATAAAGATAATGATCAGGAAGAAGCAGAAAATGAGGTTTTGGAAAACTAA
- a CDS encoding amidase domain-containing protein, whose translation MKNSGFYIMEYNREKAVEYAAKWAFSRNPQYYNFDKLGGDCTNFVSQVIFAGGGVMNYTPVYGWYYLSAQKRTASWTGVNYLYNFLTSNKGSGPFAEQVDAKDIKPGDIIQLSFGGAPNYNHSLVVVKVGLKSSAENIYIAAHTEDRFDYPLTNYSWSDIRYLHICGIRKNL comes from the coding sequence ATGAAAAATAGCGGATTTTATATAATGGAATACAATAGGGAAAAAGCTGTTGAGTATGCTGCTAAGTGGGCCTTTAGCAGAAATCCGCAGTATTATAACTTTGATAAACTTGGTGGAGATTGCACTAATTTTGTATCACAAGTTATTTTTGCCGGAGGAGGAGTAATGAACTATACTCCTGTATACGGATGGTACTATTTAAGTGCACAGAAAAGAACAGCATCCTGGACTGGTGTAAATTATCTTTACAACTTCTTAACAAGCAACAAGGGAAGTGGACCTTTTGCAGAGCAAGTAGATGCAAAAGATATAAAGCCCGGTGATATAATACAGCTTTCTTTCGGAGGTGCACCGAACTACAACCACTCACTTGTTGTTGTAAAAGTCGGTTTGAAATCCAGCGCGGAAAATATATATATTGCTGCACACACAGAGGATAGATTTGATTATCCTCTGACCAATTACAGCTGGTCAGATATAAGATATTTGCATATTTGCGGAATAAGGAAAAATTTATAG
- a CDS encoding PAS domain-containing sensor histidine kinase, translating to MKPKMVLNKVFCICKELYGKAAKKLNALNIVIIYIILGSAWILLSDKIAGLLVRENTMLVQVSIYKGWFYVLCTAALLYLLINSGMKEINKSKNELKISEERYRLVINNTTDGFWDWDILSNKIIYPEEWKIQLGYDREEISDQISDVERFLHPDDIPELKNSIKQYLEGMQTKYKQEVRAVTKTGVVIWIQIRGQAIWDNDGSPLRMLGTVTNINERKLTEVALKNTMEMNEKLLNEALEYNKLKTEFFTNISHEFRTPLNVILSVVQVLSAYEKMGKETISLEKVNKYMRNIRQNCYRLLKLINNLIDVNRIDSGFLKLQMRNVDIVEVVKQIIGSVNEFIKIKQLDLKFESNTQKKIMAIDVDKFERIMLNLISNAIKFTKPGGKITIKIHDFGDKVNISVKDTGIGIEKNKCSIIFERFRQVNSSLVKDTQGSGIGLSIVKSLVEMHNGQIKVDSEIGKGTEFILSFPVKILNNEELDEEYYNCVNNMKNEGVERALIEFSDIYLPVNQELDIS from the coding sequence ATGAAACCAAAAATGGTATTGAATAAAGTATTTTGTATATGTAAAGAACTCTATGGAAAGGCTGCCAAAAAACTCAATGCGCTAAATATAGTTATAATTTACATAATTTTGGGCTCAGCATGGATTTTATTATCTGATAAAATTGCAGGACTGCTTGTAAGGGAAAATACTATGCTGGTGCAAGTATCCATATATAAAGGATGGTTTTATGTTTTATGCACGGCTGCCCTCCTTTATTTATTGATTAACAGCGGTATGAAGGAAATAAATAAATCCAAAAATGAACTAAAAATTAGCGAGGAAAGATATAGATTAGTTATAAACAATACTACAGACGGATTTTGGGATTGGGATATATTGAGCAATAAAATTATTTACCCCGAAGAATGGAAGATACAGCTTGGTTATGATAGAGAAGAAATTTCAGACCAAATTAGCGATGTGGAGCGTTTTTTGCATCCCGATGATATTCCTGAGTTAAAGAATTCTATAAAGCAATATCTTGAAGGGATGCAAACTAAATATAAGCAGGAGGTCAGAGCGGTAACAAAAACTGGAGTGGTAATATGGATTCAAATCAGAGGGCAAGCTATTTGGGACAATGACGGCAGTCCATTGAGAATGCTGGGCACTGTAACGAATATCAACGAACGAAAGTTAACCGAAGTTGCTTTAAAGAATACCATGGAAATGAATGAAAAACTGCTGAATGAAGCTCTTGAGTATAATAAGCTCAAGACTGAGTTTTTTACGAACATTTCCCATGAGTTTCGTACTCCGCTTAATGTAATTCTTTCGGTAGTACAGGTGCTGTCTGCCTATGAAAAGATGGGAAAGGAAACTATAAGCCTTGAAAAGGTAAACAAATATATGAGAAACATCAGACAGAATTGCTATCGGCTTCTAAAGCTGATAAACAACCTAATAGATGTGAATAGAATAGATTCCGGTTTTCTTAAGCTGCAGATGAGGAATGTGGATATTGTTGAGGTAGTTAAACAAATAATAGGTTCAGTTAATGAATTTATTAAAATAAAACAGTTGGATTTGAAATTTGAATCGAATACACAAAAAAAGATTATGGCAATTGATGTTGACAAATTTGAAAGAATAATGCTCAATTTAATTTCTAATGCCATTAAATTTACAAAACCCGGTGGTAAAATAACTATTAAAATACATGATTTTGGAGATAAAGTGAATATTTCGGTAAAAGATACCGGTATAGGAATTGAAAAGAATAAATGCTCCATTATTTTTGAGCGTTTCAGACAGGTCAATTCGTCCCTTGTCAAAGATACGCAAGGAAGCGGGATAGGATTGTCAATTGTTAAGTCTCTGGTTGAAATGCACAATGGACAAATTAAAGTTGACAGTGAAATTGGCAAGGGAACAGAATTTATACTGTCTTTTCCGGTTAAAATACTAAATAATGAGGAATTGGATGAAGAATACTATAACTGTGTAAATAATATGAAAAATGAGGGAGTAGAAAGAGCTTTAATAGAATTTTCGGACATATATTTGCCGGTAAACCAAGAGCTGGATATTAGTTGA
- a CDS encoding ATP-binding protein gives MKPHHVNKFSINKYKAVILLIAIALSYILSVIVIPFFILHKLFNLTMPWYYITVSLLHAAFVGILGFYLNRRYLNICKELKKYSSEIEYKNLALTHMYNELEKTKKNLDKFSEELEKKVFERTESIQNLLNNAGQGFLSFGIDLLVDKEYSLECTRIFNREINGENIGQLLFPDDFEMQELISKLTYQVLNEKDESKREIYLSLLPNEVCIDQKQIYIQYKVIRKSLYAETYAIMLILTDITDKYRLQQQMENEKNILKTAVNIVKNYSDFVYCIKDYENFCHKRIFDIISSSCSTEDAIIKIYRAIHTFKGTFGQLGLSNITSKLHQFENELSELIKGIIDISLNDLEVNLSKLNLYEWINEDIDILKNILGESFFQNNEIIEIDKKKILELENKMLKILSPKDFKLIIPEVKKIRYKPFKELLNSYPNYTLSLADRFGKQINPFEIEGGDFLVDPHIYNSFAKSLGHVFRDIAEHGIESWEERIDAGKSESGNIKCLIDLADNNNTIILTITDDGRGIDIDLIKKAAVKKGFYTADEINGKDDSEVISLIFCDGFSTNCEISDLSGRGVGLSAVKEEVENLGGSVKVTTVPGLGTAFTFLIPYYENTDLPSISEAELIEKLLDITKNLFTGQVFLSYANADHKVSKVESITLKEFSALIKVKGVINGIFIFSADKNLLETILSYFNLESLSSDEESANAADVLAECANMIMGEFTKLIPHPENCINFGTPITLFSHQAKIKRAGTGIWTSLLESDKGNIEINFINFIE, from the coding sequence ATGAAACCACACCATGTTAATAAGTTCTCAATAAATAAATATAAAGCAGTTATCCTGTTGATAGCTATTGCACTATCATATATATTATCTGTAATTGTTATACCATTTTTTATTTTGCATAAATTATTCAATCTTACTATGCCTTGGTATTATATTACAGTATCTCTTTTACATGCAGCCTTTGTCGGCATCCTTGGTTTTTATCTTAACCGCCGCTATTTAAATATTTGTAAGGAACTGAAAAAGTATTCCAGTGAAATTGAATATAAAAACTTGGCTCTTACTCACATGTATAATGAATTGGAGAAAACGAAAAAGAATTTGGATAAGTTCTCGGAGGAGCTCGAAAAGAAAGTTTTTGAGAGAACCGAATCAATTCAAAACCTTTTAAACAACGCCGGGCAAGGCTTTTTATCTTTTGGAATCGATCTTCTGGTGGATAAAGAATACAGTCTCGAATGCACCAGAATTTTCAACCGGGAAATAAATGGCGAAAATATAGGCCAGCTACTTTTTCCGGATGATTTTGAAATGCAGGAGCTAATTAGTAAGTTAACTTACCAGGTTTTAAACGAAAAAGATGAATCCAAAAGGGAAATATACCTTAGTTTGCTGCCTAATGAAGTATGTATTGACCAAAAGCAAATTTATATACAGTACAAGGTTATCAGGAAAAGTTTATATGCCGAAACTTATGCAATTATGCTGATACTAACCGATATAACCGATAAATATAGACTGCAGCAACAGATGGAAAACGAAAAAAACATACTAAAAACAGCGGTTAACATAGTTAAAAATTACTCGGACTTTGTATATTGTATTAAAGATTATGAAAACTTTTGCCATAAGCGCATTTTTGATATAATCAGTTCATCTTGCAGTACAGAAGATGCTATTATAAAAATTTACAGGGCAATTCATACGTTCAAAGGTACTTTCGGTCAACTTGGTCTGAGTAATATTACCTCCAAACTTCATCAATTTGAGAACGAGCTTTCGGAATTGATAAAAGGAATAATTGATATAAGCTTAAATGATTTAGAGGTCAATTTGTCAAAACTCAACCTATATGAATGGATTAACGAAGATATTGACATTCTGAAAAATATACTGGGAGAATCCTTTTTCCAAAATAACGAGATTATAGAAATAGACAAGAAAAAAATCTTAGAATTGGAAAATAAGATGCTCAAAATACTTTCTCCCAAAGACTTCAAATTAATTATACCCGAGGTAAAAAAAATCAGATACAAACCCTTCAAAGAACTGCTTAACTCCTATCCGAATTATACTTTGTCACTGGCAGACCGTTTTGGCAAACAAATAAATCCTTTTGAAATTGAGGGTGGTGATTTTCTGGTAGACCCCCATATATATAATTCCTTTGCAAAATCTTTAGGACACGTTTTTCGTGATATAGCGGAACATGGGATTGAATCTTGGGAAGAACGTATTGATGCTGGTAAAAGTGAATCCGGAAATATAAAATGTTTAATAGATCTTGCCGATAATAATAATACAATTATATTAACAATTACCGATGACGGACGCGGAATAGATATTGATCTAATTAAAAAGGCAGCAGTAAAAAAAGGGTTTTATACTGCCGATGAAATTAATGGTAAGGATGACAGCGAAGTTATTTCCCTTATCTTTTGTGACGGTTTTTCAACAAACTGCGAAATCTCAGATTTATCAGGCAGAGGTGTAGGATTAAGTGCAGTTAAAGAAGAGGTGGAAAATTTAGGCGGCTCTGTAAAAGTCACCACTGTACCTGGGCTTGGAACCGCATTTACTTTTCTTATTCCTTATTATGAAAACACTGATTTGCCATCTATCTCCGAAGCCGAACTCATTGAAAAACTTCTTGACATTACAAAAAATTTATTTACCGGACAAGTGTTTTTATCTTATGCTAACGCAGATCATAAAGTCAGTAAAGTTGAAAGTATTACATTAAAGGAATTTTCGGCATTAATTAAAGTAAAAGGTGTTATAAACGGTATATTTATTTTCTCTGCTGATAAAAATTTATTGGAAACCATACTTTCATATTTTAATTTAGAATCATTAAGCTCTGACGAAGAATCAGCAAATGCTGCAGATGTTCTGGCTGAATGTGCCAACATGATTATGGGCGAATTTACCAAATTAATACCTCATCCGGAAAACTGCATTAATTTTGGAACACCTATTACTTTATTTTCACATCAGGCAAAAATTAAGCGTGCTGGTACAGGTATATGGACATCCCTTTTAGAATCTGACAAAGGCAATATTGAAATAAATTTTATTAACTTTATCGAATAA
- a CDS encoding response regulator yields the protein MATILIVDDSSMARRNLKNILISEGHTVVAEATNGVQAFVEYEKHKPDLVTMDISMPILNGIDGTKKILLSYPDARIIMVSALNQKLMFLAALQNGAKHYIIKPFAPEKVTEVVNEVLHLSCKMPQNNYNPTSVQKQSAGNLSSLHQQQKDNTVN from the coding sequence ATGGCTACCATTCTTATTGTAGATGACTCATCCATGGCAAGAAGAAATTTAAAAAACATACTTATCTCTGAAGGTCATACTGTTGTAGCAGAGGCAACTAATGGCGTACAAGCCTTTGTAGAATATGAAAAGCATAAACCTGACCTTGTAACTATGGACATAAGCATGCCAATTCTAAACGGGATTGACGGTACAAAAAAAATACTCCTTTCCTATCCCGATGCAAGAATCATCATGGTCAGTGCACTTAATCAAAAATTGATGTTTTTAGCTGCACTGCAAAATGGTGCAAAACACTATATAATCAAACCTTTTGCTCCTGAAAAAGTAACAGAAGTGGTTAATGAAGTTCTTCATTTATCATGTAAAATGCCCCAAAATAACTACAATCCCACCTCTGTTCAAAAGCAATCGGCAGGCAATTTATCTTCATTGCATCAGCAGCAAAAAGACAATACTGTCAACTAA
- a CDS encoding zinc-ribbon domain-containing protein, with protein MPDKTIICKDCNSEFIFTEGEQAFYQEKGFQNEPQRCPSCRQARKQQRRNFNGRGNRSFGDNREFNNKW; from the coding sequence ATGCCTGACAAGACTATTATATGTAAAGACTGTAATTCTGAATTTATCTTTACGGAAGGAGAACAAGCTTTTTACCAGGAAAAAGGATTCCAAAATGAACCTCAGAGATGTCCATCATGCAGACAGGCCAGAAAACAGCAAAGAAGAAATTTCAATGGCAGAGGAAACAGATCTTTTGGAGACAATCGTGAATTTAATAATAAATGGTAA
- a CDS encoding chemotaxis protein CheW: MTSQYVVFKLNNDRFAVEIERVLEIIHAQAVFKVPNSPPYIDGLINLRGKVYSQFNLRKKFNLPNTDDNLQNSKVLIVNLGSSHIGISVDSVDGIVQIEDESIEKTPSTVAANAKNYIKAVAKVNDNLILLLDLEALVEPSSGLIPPVGVK; encoded by the coding sequence ATGACATCACAATATGTAGTTTTCAAGTTAAACAACGATCGATTTGCGGTAGAAATTGAACGAGTATTGGAAATAATTCATGCTCAGGCAGTATTTAAAGTTCCCAATTCTCCTCCGTACATAGATGGGTTAATTAACTTAAGAGGAAAAGTATACTCACAGTTTAATCTGCGCAAAAAATTCAATCTCCCCAATACAGATGATAACTTGCAAAATTCCAAAGTCTTAATTGTGAATTTGGGTTCTTCTCATATCGGTATATCAGTGGATAGTGTGGACGGAATTGTCCAGATAGAAGACGAGTCTATAGAAAAAACACCGTCTACTGTTGCTGCCAATGCTAAGAATTATATAAAAGCTGTAGCAAAAGTAAACGACAACCTTATTCTACTGCTGGATTTGGAAGCGCTGGTTGAACCCTCCTCCGGCTTGATACCGCCTGTGGGAGTAAAATAA